The following coding sequences are from one Gemmatimonadales bacterium window:
- a CDS encoding DNA alkylation repair protein, with protein MRSARLKVRTIAGAGNPTSRAAGGSAARVRVIIEAYPEGRSRPRATRRYLSGLAFSHHSRPHAIVSVASGSRQRSAMKPGTDVSLTVPIRAALARAGNPTRAKGAQAYMKSTMPFHGVAVPEMRRLVRDIFDSHPIGMAADWRQAIGDLWDQATHREERYAAIELAAHPPYQRFISLAVLPLYRRMIQEGAWWDLVDGLAARVAVLLATYPDRLKPTLRAWARNDNIWLRRVAIIAQVSFRDATDSQLLWDAIAPSLGSSQFFLRKAIGWALREHAKARPDEVADYLARHGPELSPLSRREAMKGLAHFKRRGPTRQSSRRTR; from the coding sequence ATGCGATCAGCACGTCTCAAAGTCAGGACGATTGCCGGGGCCGGCAACCCCACATCGCGAGCAGCCGGCGGGAGCGCCGCCCGCGTCCGAGTGATCATCGAGGCGTACCCCGAGGGGCGCTCGCGCCCGCGTGCAACTCGGCGCTACCTTTCCGGTTTAGCCTTCAGCCACCACAGCCGACCTCATGCCATCGTCTCCGTTGCCAGCGGCTCGCGACAGCGCTCGGCCATGAAGCCCGGTACGGACGTATCGCTGACCGTACCCATCCGGGCCGCCCTTGCACGAGCGGGCAACCCGACCCGGGCCAAGGGCGCCCAGGCGTACATGAAGTCGACCATGCCGTTCCATGGTGTGGCGGTCCCCGAGATGCGCCGCCTGGTGCGGGACATCTTCGACTCCCACCCGATCGGTATGGCCGCCGACTGGCGCCAGGCCATCGGAGACCTCTGGGACCAGGCGACCCATCGGGAAGAGCGGTACGCGGCAATCGAGCTCGCCGCGCACCCACCCTATCAACGGTTCATTTCACTCGCCGTGCTCCCGCTCTATCGGCGGATGATTCAGGAGGGAGCCTGGTGGGATCTCGTCGACGGGCTGGCCGCCCGAGTGGCTGTGCTGCTCGCGACCTATCCTGACCGGCTCAAGCCCACCTTGCGGGCCTGGGCCCGGAACGACAACATCTGGCTTCGCCGGGTCGCGATCATCGCGCAGGTTTCGTTCAGGGACGCGACCGACAGCCAGCTGCTCTGGGATGCCATCGCCCCATCGCTCGGCTCGTCCCAGTTCTTCCTGCGCAAGGCCATCGGCTGGGCCTTGCGCGAGCATGCCAAAGCCCGGCCGGACGAGGTGGCTGACTACCTTGCCCGCCACGGCCCCGAACTCTCGCCGCTCTCACGGCGTGAAGCCATGAAGGGACTCGCGCATTTCAAACGCCGCGGTCCCACTCGCCAATCTTCGCGGAGGACCAGATGA
- a CDS encoding Hpt domain-containing protein produces MAQDNSNSTRDSRPSAAPRQSAARTGRPKLTSLRARVTLGAALGALILMAAGAVVVVRAAGAIRSLERTRYIGLAADARGRLDQLESRDRTRLMEAAFSDALYTLAEKGPAPSDSFIRPTFADRFLSQHGDPYLGIYDPNGKRIFAAGRSGSADLAQVAGSNVFFRMLDNRSPEIGLIRQGDRLYWIGGAPILPTAYTDASRPIRGYLVVVRPFDPAALTGGADRIGTPTVQPLTPTRPAFQPRVDTDGRDSARVQFALTDIFAQQTSLATVTTSRADYLAAERKVALAAGLGLALILLAVAAAWAAMMRWLVAPAATLARSLGGSSGGAPGSLITAPSNAAEWRLVTGAVNRVISHHRAGLERFDRLTRAGRDGLWERDLISGEWTTTARFHELLGYQDGDIVSPLVALTNRLHPDDAGPILAWLAADRPTPATWASDARARRGSQDWFPVRIEAVVSANAVTGRLVDLTGQRAAELAVADAEARDEQRKESLGHLLQGVAAQLPSGTATLAIRHRLELVGAGLNGSLMATPAPFDFYTFLQEAAQSLNAELAIAPGVSDWVEGDRSLLRTALDCLATDASGGRLSLRVEFEDRRTPDRILFTIECRGTPFTEARANAIRSTLGTGEPGFPEPFLEWRAAHHIARAMGGTAAFEYDGPDSRRLLALPLIPAANPFVGAHAEPDWHTAAPANATFGLDLPEPVSAAESGAASTPVELVADATVTISFDDEPTTDPRAANAEPAIDPATLEQITASLTSGSGLGSQLITLFRTEAPSRVEAIEQAAGDGDWAALRARANDLKGMCGLIGASPLAARCVALADSTGAAARAAAREVRTEWERVEVLLDGLAGAQAGA; encoded by the coding sequence ATGGCCCAAGACAACTCCAACTCGACGCGCGATTCGCGGCCCAGCGCGGCACCGCGGCAATCCGCTGCGCGAACGGGGCGCCCGAAACTGACCAGCCTGCGGGCCCGCGTCACGCTCGGAGCAGCCCTTGGCGCACTGATCCTGATGGCGGCCGGTGCCGTGGTGGTGGTTCGGGCCGCAGGCGCCATCCGGTCTCTCGAGCGGACCCGGTACATCGGCCTCGCGGCGGACGCCCGCGGCCGCCTTGATCAGCTGGAGAGCCGGGATCGTACCCGCCTGATGGAGGCGGCCTTCTCTGACGCCCTCTATACTCTGGCGGAGAAGGGCCCGGCGCCTTCCGACTCGTTCATCCGACCCACGTTTGCCGATCGTTTCCTGAGCCAGCACGGCGATCCGTATCTCGGGATCTACGACCCGAACGGAAAACGCATCTTTGCCGCCGGTCGGTCGGGCAGCGCCGACCTGGCTCAGGTCGCCGGTAGCAACGTCTTCTTCCGAATGCTGGACAACCGGTCACCGGAGATCGGCCTGATCCGCCAGGGCGACCGACTCTACTGGATCGGCGGCGCACCGATTCTCCCGACGGCCTACACCGATGCCAGCCGACCGATTCGGGGCTATCTCGTGGTCGTCCGACCGTTCGATCCTGCCGCGCTGACTGGTGGCGCCGATCGGATCGGTACCCCGACGGTACAGCCGCTGACGCCCACCCGGCCTGCGTTTCAGCCTCGGGTCGATACCGACGGGCGCGACAGTGCCCGAGTCCAGTTTGCCCTGACCGACATTTTTGCGCAGCAGACATCACTGGCCACGGTGACGACCAGCCGCGCCGATTATCTCGCAGCCGAGCGTAAGGTGGCCCTTGCCGCCGGGCTCGGCCTGGCCCTGATCCTTCTGGCCGTGGCGGCCGCCTGGGCCGCCATGATGCGCTGGCTCGTCGCGCCGGCCGCAACACTGGCCCGCAGCCTCGGCGGCAGCTCAGGTGGCGCGCCAGGCTCACTGATTACCGCCCCGTCCAACGCAGCGGAGTGGCGGCTCGTCACCGGCGCCGTCAACCGGGTCATCTCACACCATCGCGCCGGGCTGGAGCGGTTCGACCGATTGACCCGGGCCGGCCGCGATGGTCTCTGGGAGCGCGACCTGATCTCCGGCGAATGGACCACCACCGCCCGCTTCCATGAGCTGCTCGGCTATCAGGACGGTGACATTGTGTCGCCGCTGGTGGCGCTGACCAACCGGCTCCACCCGGACGATGCGGGTCCGATTCTGGCCTGGCTGGCGGCGGACCGCCCGACACCCGCCACCTGGGCCAGCGATGCCCGGGCCCGCCGCGGGTCCCAGGACTGGTTCCCCGTGCGAATCGAAGCGGTCGTCAGCGCCAACGCGGTCACCGGCCGTCTGGTCGATCTGACGGGACAGCGAGCTGCGGAGCTGGCTGTTGCCGACGCGGAGGCACGAGACGAACAGCGCAAAGAGAGCCTCGGTCACCTCTTGCAGGGCGTCGCTGCCCAGCTGCCCTCCGGAACCGCGACGCTGGCCATCCGCCATCGACTGGAGCTGGTTGGTGCCGGTCTCAACGGAAGCCTGATGGCCACGCCCGCACCGTTCGACTTCTACACCTTCCTGCAGGAAGCCGCGCAGAGTCTCAATGCGGAGCTGGCAATTGCACCCGGCGTTTCGGACTGGGTCGAAGGCGACCGCAGCCTGCTGCGGACCGCCCTCGATTGCCTCGCCACGGACGCCAGCGGCGGACGTCTTTCGCTTCGAGTCGAATTCGAGGACCGCCGCACCCCGGACCGGATCCTGTTCACGATCGAATGCCGCGGAACCCCATTCACCGAGGCCCGCGCCAATGCGATACGGAGCACCCTCGGCACCGGGGAGCCTGGCTTCCCGGAGCCGTTCCTCGAGTGGCGCGCGGCTCATCACATTGCCCGGGCAATGGGCGGTACGGCGGCCTTCGAGTACGACGGCCCGGATTCGCGACGGCTGCTCGCCCTGCCATTGATCCCGGCAGCCAACCCGTTCGTCGGCGCCCATGCCGAGCCGGATTGGCATACCGCCGCGCCGGCCAACGCCACCTTCGGTCTCGACCTTCCCGAACCGGTCAGTGCCGCCGAATCCGGCGCAGCAAGCACCCCGGTCGAGCTGGTGGCCGATGCGACCGTCACGATCAGCTTCGACGACGAGCCAACGACCGACCCGCGTGCCGCCAACGCTGAACCCGCCATCGACCCGGCGACCCTGGAACAGATCACGGCGTCACTCACGAGCGGCTCAGGACTGGGCAGCCAGCTGATCACGCTGTTCCGGACCGAGGCACCGAGTCGGGTCGAAGCCATCGAACAAGCCGCCGGCGACGGCGACTGGGCCGCGCTGAGAGCGCGCGCGAACGACCTCAAGGGTATGTGCGGTCTGATTGGAGCAAGCCCGCTTGCGGCGCGCTGCGTTGCCCTGGCGGACTCCACCGGCGCGGCCGCTCGCGCCGCGGCCCGAGAGGTTCGCACGGAATGGGAACGAGTCGAAGTGCTACTGGACGGATTGGCCGGCGCTCAAGCCGGAGCCTAA
- a CDS encoding amidase gives MKRRQFIGATVATGLSASIAPGAGTVRAADRAAFDNFELNELTVAALQEGMTAGRWTARRLVELYRGRIDAIDKRGPAINAVVELNPDALAIANGLDAERRAGKVRGPLHGIPVLIKDNIDTADRMQTTAGALALAGSIAPRDAFIVERLRAAGAVLLGKTNLSEWANFRSRPSSSGWSGRGGQTRNPYALNRSPCGSSSGSGSAGAANLAAVTIGTETDGSILCPSSVNGLVGIKPTVGLWSRSGIIPISHSQDTAGPMCRTVADAAVLLGALTGVDPRDSATEASRGRALSDYRQALDANALRGARIGVVRRHINVAAKGNAVFEEAVAALKRAGADLVDPTDFEAPAALGAAEGTVLHYEFKAGVEAYLATLGGRVPHRTLADIIAFNKANAAREGSTFGQESLERAAALGDLSSQEYLDALATSRRLSRDEGIDALLARHQVEALVAITTGPSWPIDHVSGDRFGGGSSTWAAVAGYPAITVPMGMIQGLPIGLSFMGPAWSEARLIGLAYAFEQATKARRAPTFQPVI, from the coding sequence ATGAAACGCCGCCAGTTCATCGGAGCAACCGTTGCCACCGGACTCTCGGCCTCGATCGCCCCTGGCGCCGGAACTGTCCGGGCAGCCGACCGCGCTGCCTTCGACAACTTCGAGCTGAATGAACTGACCGTCGCGGCGCTCCAGGAGGGCATGACGGCGGGCCGCTGGACCGCGCGCCGTCTGGTCGAGCTGTACCGGGGGCGCATCGACGCCATCGACAAGCGGGGCCCGGCCATCAACGCGGTGGTCGAACTCAACCCGGACGCCCTGGCGATTGCCAACGGACTCGATGCCGAACGGCGAGCCGGTAAGGTCCGCGGTCCGCTGCACGGAATTCCGGTCTTGATCAAAGACAACATCGATACCGCCGACAGAATGCAGACGACCGCGGGCGCATTGGCCCTGGCCGGATCCATCGCCCCGCGCGATGCCTTCATTGTCGAGCGGCTGCGCGCAGCAGGCGCGGTGCTCCTCGGCAAAACCAATCTGAGCGAATGGGCCAACTTCCGATCGCGCCCCTCCTCCAGCGGCTGGAGCGGCCGAGGGGGCCAGACCCGGAACCCCTATGCGCTTAATCGGTCGCCGTGCGGATCGAGTTCGGGATCGGGGTCGGCCGGGGCTGCCAACCTGGCGGCAGTTACGATCGGAACCGAAACAGACGGGTCGATTCTCTGCCCGTCTTCGGTCAACGGCCTCGTCGGTATCAAGCCGACGGTCGGGCTCTGGAGTCGGTCTGGCATCATTCCGATTTCCCACTCGCAGGACACCGCCGGGCCGATGTGCCGCACCGTGGCCGACGCCGCCGTGCTGCTTGGCGCGCTGACCGGCGTGGACCCACGCGACTCGGCCACCGAGGCCAGCCGTGGCAGGGCGTTGAGCGACTACCGTCAGGCGCTCGACGCCAACGCCCTCCGCGGCGCCCGGATCGGAGTGGTCCGCCGTCATATCAACGTCGCGGCCAAGGGCAACGCCGTGTTCGAGGAGGCGGTAGCTGCGCTCAAGAGAGCCGGCGCCGACCTGGTCGACCCGACCGATTTCGAAGCCCCTGCCGCGCTCGGCGCCGCGGAGGGCACCGTGCTGCACTACGAGTTCAAGGCGGGAGTCGAGGCCTATCTCGCCACGTTGGGCGGGCGGGTCCCGCACCGGACCCTGGCGGACATCATCGCGTTCAACAAGGCCAACGCGGCCCGGGAGGGGTCCACCTTCGGCCAGGAGAGCCTCGAGCGGGCGGCCGCCCTGGGCGACCTGTCCAGCCAGGAGTATCTCGATGCGCTGGCCACCTCCCGCCGCCTCAGCCGCGACGAGGGCATCGACGCACTGCTTGCTCGGCACCAGGTGGAGGCGCTGGTGGCCATCACCACCGGCCCGTCCTGGCCGATCGATCACGTTAGCGGCGACCGCTTCGGGGGCGGCAGCTCGACCTGGGCCGCGGTGGCCGGATACCCGGCCATTACAGTCCCGATGGGAATGATCCAGGGCCTCCCAATCGGCCTCTCATTCATGGGCCCTGCCTGGAGCGAAGCTCGTTTGATCGGTCTGGCCTATGCGTTCGAGCAGGCCACCAAGGCTCGGCGGGCGCCGACCTTTCAACCGGTCATCTAG
- a CDS encoding LysM peptidoglycan-binding domain-containing protein: protein MANEKPDFSDVTSRVDSTAPIQETPKPAPRTYTVVAGDSLSRIAKKYYGNPNRWKVIFDANQSVVGPDPNLIKPGQVLTIPELEGAS, encoded by the coding sequence ATGGCGAACGAAAAGCCGGACTTTTCCGATGTGACGAGTCGAGTCGACTCGACGGCACCGATCCAGGAAACGCCCAAGCCCGCGCCGCGGACCTACACCGTGGTTGCCGGTGACAGTCTATCCAGGATCGCCAAGAAGTACTACGGCAACCCCAACCGGTGGAAGGTGATCTTCGATGCCAACCAGTCGGTGGTTGGCCCCGATCCGAACCTGATCAAGCCCGGGCAAGTGCTGACGATCCCGGAGCTGGAAGGAGCGTCGTGA
- the lspA gene encoding signal peptidase II — protein sequence MTIARKARIFWPVFLLLFLADCTTKGLAETHLAWSVPESVIGDFFRFTLGYNPGAALGISVGEHSRIFFSLTAAIIVIVLTQIYRRADARSTIVGLSVGLLIGGALGNLYDRLRSPRGVVDFIDIGIGDVRFWTFNVADIGICVGGVLLAWYLSSVPESKPT from the coding sequence ATGACTATTGCGCGGAAGGCCAGGATTTTCTGGCCGGTTTTCCTGCTGCTGTTCCTGGCCGATTGTACGACCAAGGGCCTGGCCGAAACCCACCTGGCGTGGTCGGTCCCGGAATCCGTCATCGGCGATTTCTTCCGCTTTACCTTGGGTTACAACCCTGGGGCCGCGTTGGGCATCTCTGTTGGAGAGCACTCCCGGATCTTCTTCAGCCTGACTGCGGCCATCATCGTGATTGTGCTGACCCAGATCTATCGCCGAGCGGATGCGAGAAGCACCATCGTCGGCCTTTCGGTCGGTCTGCTGATCGGGGGTGCGCTGGGCAATCTCTACGATCGATTGCGCTCGCCCCGAGGTGTGGTGGACTTCATCGATATCGGAATCGGAGACGTTCGGTTCTGGACCTTCAACGTTGCTGACATCGGGATCTGCGTCGGGGGCGTGCTGCTGGCCTGGTATCTGTCTTCCGTTCCCGAATCCAAACCAACATGA
- a CDS encoding DinB family protein yields the protein MSDELALLGRMLDHLAWADERVARALAAADSVPPATLTLMAHLVAAEHIWHARLTGTTPAHPVWPTLSLEQATRLGRATVEALRSLVASMSLDDLHRGVSYANSTGTRFTTPAIDIVTHLCLHGAYHRGQIATTVRQAGGVPISTDYIQFVRETVTPPAPR from the coding sequence GTGAGCGACGAGCTGGCGTTGCTCGGTCGGATGCTCGACCATCTTGCCTGGGCGGATGAGCGGGTCGCCCGGGCGCTGGCCGCGGCCGACTCGGTGCCCCCCGCCACGCTGACGCTGATGGCCCACCTGGTTGCGGCGGAGCATATCTGGCATGCGCGGCTGACGGGAACAACACCAGCTCATCCGGTCTGGCCCACGCTGAGCCTCGAACAGGCCACCCGGCTCGGACGCGCCACGGTCGAGGCCCTTCGCTCTCTGGTTGCTTCGATGAGTCTCGACGACCTGCACCGCGGCGTGAGCTACGCCAACAGCACCGGCACCCGCTTCACGACGCCGGCGATCGACATCGTGACCCACCTCTGTCTGCATGGCGCCTACCACCGCGGTCAGATCGCCACGACCGTGCGACAAGCCGGGGGCGTCCCGATCTCTACCGACTACATCCAGTTCGTTCGCGAGACTGTCACGCCCCCAGCGCCTCGCTGA
- a CDS encoding DUF4105 domain-containing protein — protein MRTPPRRRTFWRILSFGFISAMIGFGVTILTRQPSNHRPWIADHARAPEIVLSDSLVRIANLRNFQLVGSDSSIPAYETRTYDLSRLDSAWFVLAPFSKAWRGPAHGFVSFGFDDSTYVTISVEARREVGEEYGVLAGLGRNFELIYVIGDERDVIGRRAAFGDVDVYLYPIRTTPERARAVFVDMLRRADGLSTRPEFYHTVRNNCMSNLVASVNRVVPDRIQGGLRLLLPGYADEIARSLGLLEEGVTIEEIRSRYRINDAAARYLDSADFSRRIRS, from the coding sequence ATGCGAACTCCTCCTCGTCGCCGGACCTTCTGGCGCATCCTCAGTTTCGGCTTCATCTCTGCCATGATCGGCTTCGGGGTGACGATTCTGACCCGGCAGCCATCGAACCACCGGCCCTGGATTGCCGATCACGCTCGGGCCCCGGAAATCGTCCTTTCCGACTCGCTGGTCCGGATTGCCAACCTGCGGAACTTCCAACTGGTCGGGAGCGATTCCTCCATCCCGGCCTATGAGACTCGCACCTACGATCTCAGTCGCCTCGATTCCGCGTGGTTCGTCCTGGCGCCATTCTCCAAGGCGTGGCGCGGACCGGCCCACGGATTTGTCAGCTTCGGCTTCGACGATTCGACCTACGTCACGATCTCCGTCGAGGCCCGCCGGGAAGTGGGCGAGGAGTACGGGGTGCTGGCCGGCCTGGGACGCAACTTCGAACTGATCTACGTCATCGGCGACGAGCGCGACGTGATCGGCCGGCGGGCAGCGTTCGGCGACGTGGACGTCTACCTCTATCCGATTCGCACCACGCCCGAGCGAGCCAGGGCCGTCTTCGTCGACATGCTGCGTCGGGCAGACGGGCTGAGCACGAGGCCAGAGTTCTATCACACGGTGCGCAACAACTGCATGTCGAATCTCGTGGCGAGCGTCAACCGGGTTGTGCCGGACCGGATTCAGGGTGGCCTTCGGCTCCTCCTGCCCGGCTATGCCGATGAGATTGCCCGCTCGCTCGGCCTTCTCGAAGAGGGCGTCACGATCGAAGAGATCCGGTCGCGCTATCGCATCAACGACGCGGCGGCACGGTATCTCGACAGCGCCGACTTCTCGCGTCGAATTCGTTCCTGA
- a CDS encoding DUF2911 domain-containing protein, whose amino-acid sequence MGIAWLGVTILTVTALIGLLYRRLGVGGLTFGVGALAVGFAVLGGDWSGPLGTRLPCRHNWRVADAYLLRASPLRSVTFELGSTRVKVCYGAPASRGKRRLGSPDVPYGHLWRTGANEPTTIRSSGPIAIAGMPVVEGNVSLYTVPGPETWEIVVNRATKQWGREQDYTESIARQEVGRTIVPAGTLDPPSDRLTFAFEGMNDDSNSGTLILRWESTEVRLPIRADTTP is encoded by the coding sequence GTGGGCATTGCGTGGCTGGGCGTTACCATCCTTACCGTCACCGCCCTGATCGGCTTGCTCTATCGCCGGCTCGGCGTCGGCGGGCTGACGTTCGGTGTCGGTGCCCTGGCGGTCGGCTTTGCGGTGCTCGGCGGCGACTGGTCCGGTCCGCTGGGCACCCGACTTCCCTGTCGCCACAACTGGCGGGTCGCCGACGCGTACCTGCTCCGTGCGAGCCCGCTCCGTTCCGTCACGTTTGAGCTGGGCTCCACTCGCGTCAAAGTCTGTTACGGCGCCCCCGCCAGCCGCGGCAAGCGACGGCTGGGCAGTCCGGACGTTCCTTACGGACATCTCTGGCGCACCGGCGCCAACGAACCAACCACGATTCGCAGCAGCGGGCCGATCGCCATTGCCGGGATGCCGGTGGTCGAGGGCAACGTCTCGCTCTACACTGTCCCCGGGCCGGAAACCTGGGAAATCGTCGTCAACCGGGCCACCAAACAGTGGGGCCGGGAGCAGGACTACACCGAGTCGATCGCCCGCCAGGAAGTCGGCCGAACCATCGTCCCGGCGGGAACCCTGGACCCGCCGTCGGATCGCCTCACCTTTGCCTTCGAGGGCATGAACGACGACTCGAACTCGGGAACCCTGATCCTGCGCTGGGAAAGCACCGAAGTTCGCCTTCCGATCAGGGCTGACACTACGCCGTAG
- a CDS encoding dodecin domain-containing protein, translating to MATSKKSFEDAINSGIARASKTLDDVQGAWVKSMKVEVEKGKIVQYRVIMKVTFVLNA from the coding sequence ATGGCGACGTCCAAGAAGAGCTTCGAGGATGCCATCAACTCCGGCATTGCCCGCGCCAGCAAGACGCTGGATGACGTTCAGGGAGCGTGGGTCAAGTCGATGAAGGTCGAAGTCGAGAAGGGTAAAATCGTACAGTATCGCGTGATCATGAAGGTCACGTTCGTCCTGAACGCCTAG